From a single Alloactinosynnema sp. L-07 genomic region:
- a CDS encoding molybdopterin-dependent oxidoreductase, whose product MAHIACSLCEAICGLEVQTNANSVVSIHGDPKDPLSRGHLCPKALALQDIHEGDRLRTPIRKTPTGWTEISWTEAFDHTVDHLAKIRKLHGPNAIAVYQGNPTVHSLGALTHGTSFLNLLNTRNRFSATSVDQLPHQLVASLMFGHQFKLPIPDIDRTDHFLIIGANPMVSNGSMMTVPDFANRRKELRTRAGRMIVIDPRRTETAKIADEHHFIRPGTDAALLLAMIGVILENTKGYDEIRPLAVPVDWAEGVTGLTGIRRLAQEFADADRAVCYGRTGVSTRRHGLVCQWAIQVLNIITGNFDRPGGALFAKPAVDLIRITGKGERDRWRSTVRGLPEFAGELPVSTLAEEPEIRAMVVSAGNPVLSTPDGPRVEQVLQKLDFMVAIDPWINETTRHADIILPPTTALERDHYDLIFHALAVRNTARFSPAVFPKPSSRRCSPTTRAARTPWPR is encoded by the coding sequence ATGGCCCACATCGCGTGCTCACTCTGCGAAGCGATCTGCGGTCTAGAAGTCCAGACGAACGCCAACAGCGTCGTCTCCATCCACGGCGACCCCAAAGACCCACTCTCCCGCGGCCACCTCTGCCCCAAAGCCCTAGCCCTACAAGACATCCACGAAGGCGACCGCCTCCGAACCCCCATCCGCAAGACCCCCACCGGCTGGACCGAGATCTCCTGGACCGAAGCCTTCGACCACACAGTCGACCACCTAGCCAAGATCCGCAAACTACACGGCCCCAACGCGATCGCTGTCTATCAAGGAAACCCAACCGTCCACAGCCTCGGCGCGCTGACGCACGGAACAAGTTTCCTGAACCTCCTCAACACCCGCAACAGATTCTCCGCAACCTCCGTAGACCAACTCCCGCACCAACTAGTCGCCTCCCTCATGTTCGGCCACCAGTTCAAGCTGCCGATCCCGGACATCGACCGCACCGACCACTTCCTGATCATCGGCGCGAACCCCATGGTGTCCAACGGAAGCATGATGACCGTCCCCGATTTCGCCAACCGCCGCAAGGAACTCAGAACCCGCGCAGGCCGGATGATCGTAATAGACCCAAGAAGAACAGAGACCGCGAAGATCGCCGACGAACACCACTTCATCCGCCCCGGCACCGACGCGGCCCTCCTCCTGGCGATGATCGGCGTCATCCTCGAAAACACAAAGGGATACGACGAGATCAGGCCTCTCGCTGTCCCCGTCGACTGGGCCGAGGGAGTCACCGGCTTGACCGGGATTCGCCGCCTTGCCCAGGAATTCGCCGACGCGGACCGAGCGGTTTGCTACGGCCGGACCGGCGTCTCGACCCGGCGGCACGGCCTGGTCTGCCAGTGGGCGATCCAAGTTCTCAACATCATCACCGGCAACTTCGACCGGCCCGGCGGCGCCCTGTTCGCCAAGCCTGCCGTCGATCTGATCCGGATCACCGGCAAAGGCGAGCGGGATCGGTGGCGCAGCACAGTCCGCGGGCTCCCGGAGTTCGCTGGTGAACTGCCGGTGTCGACCCTCGCGGAAGAGCCCGAGATCCGGGCGATGGTCGTGTCGGCAGGCAATCCGGTTCTGTCCACACCGGACGGTCCACGGGTCGAACAAGTCTTGCAGAAGCTCGACTTCATGGTCGCCATCGACCCGTGGATCAACGAGACCACCCGCCACGCCGACATCATTCTGCCGCCGACCACGGCCCTCGAACGCGATCACTACGACCTGATCTTCCACGCGCTCGCCGTCCGCAACACCGCCCGATTCTCGCCCGCCGTGTTCCCCAAACCGTCTTCCAGGCGATGTTCGCCTACTACGCGCGCGGCCAGGACGCCATGGCCGCGGTGA
- a CDS encoding DinB family protein translates to MTSTEIVVTGERADLLEVLTKHRGLFRFTVHGITEDQARLRTTVSELTLGGLIKHVASVEQGWVRFIQEGPEALAAGEGSWEDQHRLTDGETLAGELARYEEIAKQTDELLATLDTLDVSHPLPTAPWFEPGAKWSARRVFVHIIAETAQHAGHADIIRETLDGQKSMG, encoded by the coding sequence ATGACCAGCACCGAGATCGTCGTGACGGGGGAGCGAGCGGACCTGCTGGAGGTGCTGACCAAGCACCGGGGACTGTTTCGATTCACGGTTCATGGCATCACCGAGGACCAGGCCCGCCTGCGGACGACGGTCAGCGAACTGACGCTGGGTGGCCTGATCAAGCACGTCGCCAGCGTCGAGCAGGGATGGGTGCGGTTCATCCAGGAGGGCCCCGAAGCACTGGCGGCAGGCGAGGGGAGCTGGGAGGACCAGCACCGCCTGACCGACGGTGAGACCCTGGCAGGCGAACTCGCCCGCTACGAAGAGATCGCCAAGCAGACCGACGAACTTCTAGCCACCCTCGACACCCTCGACGTGAGCCACCCCCTCCCCACCGCCCCCTGGTTCGAACCGGGCGCAAAATGGTCAGCCCGCCGCGTGTTCGTCCACATCATCGCCGAAACCGCCCAGCACGCAGGCCACGCCGACATCATCCGCGAGACCCTCGACGGCCAGAAGAGCATGGGCTGA
- a CDS encoding acyl-CoA dehydrogenase family protein translates to MDAGFGLYQLGDEHNALREAVRDLAEKEIAPHAADVDEHERYPIEAQRALVKAGFAAPHIAEAYDGQGADSIATNIVIEEVARVCASSSLIPAVNKLGTMNLILGGSEELKKQVLPAIAAGEMASYALSEREAGSDTASMRTRARLDGDHWVLNGTKCWITNAGESSWYTVMAVSNPDAPKPADGISAFMVHKDDPGFVVGSKERKLGIKGSPTREIHFENCTIPADRIIGEPGQGLRLAFKTLDHTRHSIGAQALGIAQGALDASVAYVKDRKQFGKAIAEFQGVQFMIADMAMRIEASRHLVYAAAAKVERGEPDASFASSAAKTFASDTAMSVTTDAVQLFGGAGYTRDFPVERMMRDAKITQIYEGTNQIQRMVMARQILKG, encoded by the coding sequence GTGGACGCGGGCTTCGGTCTCTACCAGCTCGGCGACGAGCACAACGCGCTGCGCGAGGCCGTGCGCGATCTGGCGGAGAAGGAGATCGCCCCGCACGCCGCCGATGTCGACGAGCACGAGCGCTACCCGATCGAGGCCCAGCGCGCGCTGGTCAAGGCCGGTTTCGCCGCCCCCCACATCGCCGAGGCCTACGACGGTCAGGGTGCTGACTCGATCGCGACCAACATCGTCATCGAGGAGGTCGCCCGGGTCTGCGCGTCGTCCTCGCTGATCCCGGCGGTCAACAAGCTCGGCACGATGAACCTGATCCTGGGCGGCTCGGAGGAGCTCAAGAAGCAGGTCCTCCCCGCCATCGCCGCGGGCGAGATGGCCTCCTACGCCCTCTCCGAGCGCGAGGCGGGCTCGGACACCGCGTCGATGCGCACCCGCGCCCGCCTGGACGGTGACCACTGGGTCCTCAACGGCACCAAGTGCTGGATCACCAACGCGGGCGAGTCCAGCTGGTACACGGTCATGGCGGTGTCCAACCCGGACGCCCCGAAGCCCGCGGACGGCATCTCGGCGTTCATGGTCCACAAGGACGACCCGGGCTTCGTGGTCGGCTCGAAGGAGCGCAAGCTCGGCATCAAGGGCTCGCCCACCCGCGAGATCCACTTCGAGAACTGCACCATCCCGGCCGACCGCATCATCGGCGAACCCGGCCAGGGCCTGCGCCTGGCGTTCAAGACCCTCGACCACACCCGCCACTCCATCGGCGCCCAGGCCCTCGGCATCGCCCAAGGCGCCCTCGACGCCTCGGTCGCCTACGTCAAGGACCGCAAGCAGTTCGGCAAGGCCATCGCGGAGTTCCAGGGCGTCCAGTTCATGATCGCCGACATGGCCATGCGCATCGAAGCCTCCCGCCACCTGGTCTACGCCGCCGCCGCCAAGGTCGAACGCGGCGAACCAGACGCGTCGTTCGCGTCGAGCGCCGCCAAGACCTTCGCGTCGGACACCGCGATGTCCGTCACCACCGACGCGGTCCAACTGTTCGGCGGCGCGGGCTACACCCGCGACTTCCCAGTGGAACGCATGATGCGCGACGCGAAGATCACCCAGATCTATGAGGGCACCAACCAGATCCAGCGCATGGTGATGGCCCGCCAGATCCTCAAGGGCTGA
- a CDS encoding acyl-CoA dehydrogenase family protein, translated as MTSLLFNPATYDPKQFDQETRRLLRATIDWFEERGKQALVSKYHAKEFHADFLEFAAKENLFATLLTPAADAAGDPNKRWDTARVAALSEILGFYGLSYWYPWQVTILGLGPVWQSANPAARARAAQVLADGGVCAFGLSEKDHGADIYSTDMVLTPDGHGGYRATGGKYYIGNGNVAGVVSVFGRVEGIDGPDGYVFFAADSAHPNYHLVKNVVPSAIYVSEFRLEDYPVTADDILHTGPAAFDAALNTVNVGKFNLCFGGIGIAEHALYEAITHAHNRILYGNRVTDFPHVRSYLVDAYTRLVASKLFCDRAVDYFRSAGPDDRRYLLFNPVTKMQATTEAERIVGLLSEVASAKSFEADTYLTIAATDIRGLPKLEGTVAVNLALILKFMPQYLFAPAEYPAVPTRQDAADDVFLFNQGPARGLGKVRFHDWREAYRTFVHVPNVEVFAAQAESFAEFLTTAPPSAEQQRDLDYLLTLGELFTLIVYGQLILEQAELTGVDPLVLDQIFDALVRDFSGHAVTLHGKPSSTLPQQQWALGAVRKPVVDQGRFDHVWKQVEGLSGAYEMNP; from the coding sequence ATGACAAGTCTGCTCTTCAACCCCGCGACGTACGACCCGAAGCAGTTCGACCAGGAGACCCGCAGGCTCCTGCGCGCGACCATCGACTGGTTCGAGGAGCGCGGCAAGCAGGCTCTGGTCAGCAAATACCACGCCAAGGAGTTCCACGCCGACTTCCTGGAGTTCGCCGCCAAGGAGAACCTCTTCGCCACCCTGCTCACCCCGGCGGCGGACGCGGCGGGCGACCCGAACAAGCGTTGGGACACCGCTCGCGTCGCCGCGCTGTCGGAGATCCTCGGCTTCTACGGCCTGAGCTACTGGTACCCCTGGCAGGTCACCATCCTGGGCCTCGGCCCGGTCTGGCAGAGCGCGAACCCGGCCGCGCGCGCCCGCGCCGCCCAGGTGCTCGCCGACGGCGGGGTGTGCGCGTTCGGACTGTCCGAGAAGGACCACGGCGCCGACATCTACTCCACCGACATGGTCCTCACCCCCGACGGCCATGGCGGCTACCGGGCCACCGGCGGCAAGTACTACATCGGCAACGGCAACGTGGCGGGCGTGGTCTCGGTCTTCGGCCGGGTCGAGGGGATCGACGGGCCCGACGGCTACGTCTTCTTCGCCGCCGACAGCGCCCACCCGAACTACCACCTGGTCAAGAACGTCGTCCCGTCGGCGATCTACGTCTCCGAGTTCCGCCTGGAGGACTACCCGGTCACCGCCGACGACATCCTGCACACCGGCCCCGCCGCCTTCGACGCGGCGCTGAACACGGTCAACGTGGGCAAGTTCAACCTGTGCTTCGGCGGCATCGGCATCGCCGAGCACGCCCTCTACGAGGCGATCACCCACGCGCACAACCGGATCCTCTACGGCAACCGCGTCACCGACTTCCCGCACGTGCGGTCCTACCTGGTCGACGCCTACACCCGCCTGGTCGCCTCGAAGCTGTTCTGCGACCGCGCCGTGGACTACTTCCGCTCCGCGGGCCCCGACGACCGCCGCTACCTGCTGTTCAACCCGGTCACCAAGATGCAGGCGACCACCGAGGCCGAGCGGATCGTGGGCCTGCTCAGCGAGGTCGCCTCCGCCAAGAGCTTCGAGGCCGACACCTACCTCACCATCGCCGCCACCGACATCCGCGGCCTGCCCAAGCTCGAGGGCACGGTCGCGGTCAACCTCGCGCTGATCCTGAAGTTCATGCCGCAGTACCTGTTCGCCCCGGCCGAGTACCCGGCGGTGCCCACCCGCCAGGACGCCGCCGACGACGTGTTCCTGTTCAACCAGGGCCCCGCCCGCGGCCTGGGCAAGGTTCGCTTCCACGACTGGCGCGAGGCCTACCGCACCTTCGTGCACGTACCCAACGTCGAGGTGTTCGCCGCGCAGGCCGAGTCCTTCGCCGAGTTCCTGACCACCGCGCCGCCGTCAGCCGAGCAGCAGAGGGACCTCGACTACCTGCTGACCCTCGGCGAGCTGTTCACGCTGATCGTCTACGGGCAGCTGATCCTGGAGCAGGCCGAGCTGACCGGCGTCGACCCACTGGTACTCGACCAGATCTTCGACGCCCTCGTGCGCGACTTCTCCGGCCACGCGGTCACCCTGCACGGCAAGCCGTCGTCCACCCTGCCGCAACAGCAGTGGGCGCTGGGCGCGGTGCGCAAGCCGGTGGTCGACCAGGGCCGCTTCGACCACGTGTGGAAGCAGGTCGAGGGCCTGTCCGGCGCCTACGAGATGAACCCCTGA
- the purE gene encoding 5-(carboxyamino)imidazole ribonucleotide mutase, with the protein MARRVRDPLGANVSTPLVGVIMGSDSDWPVMRLAAEALAEFDVPHEVSVVSAHRTPQRMLDYARDAAGRGLKVIIAGAGGAAHLPGMVASATVLPVIGVPVPLKYLDGMDSLLSIVQMPAGVPVATVSVGGARNAGLLAVRILAASDESLRARMAVFQADLEKLVLEKDAALRATL; encoded by the coding sequence ATGGCTCGACGGGTACGAGATCCACTAGGAGCGAATGTGTCCACCCCCCTTGTCGGCGTGATCATGGGCAGCGACTCGGACTGGCCGGTCATGCGCCTGGCCGCCGAGGCCCTCGCCGAGTTCGACGTCCCGCACGAGGTCAGCGTCGTCTCCGCGCACCGCACCCCGCAGCGCATGCTCGACTACGCCCGCGACGCCGCCGGTCGCGGCCTCAAGGTCATCATCGCGGGCGCGGGCGGCGCGGCCCACCTGCCGGGCATGGTCGCCTCGGCCACGGTGCTGCCGGTGATCGGCGTGCCGGTGCCGCTGAAGTACCTCGACGGGATGGACTCGCTGCTGTCGATCGTCCAGATGCCCGCCGGGGTGCCCGTCGCGACGGTCTCCGTCGGCGGCGCGCGCAACGCGGGACTGCTCGCGGTGCGCATCCTCGCGGCGTCCGACGAGTCGCTGCGGGCCCGGATGGCGGTGTTCCAGGCCGACCTGGAGAAGCTGGTCCTGGAGAAGGACGCCGCCCTCCGCGCCACGCTCTGA
- a CDS encoding 5-(carboxyamino)imidazole ribonucleotide synthase codes for MDPRTGFPVVGMVGGGQLARMTHQAAVALGQSLHVLAVSADEPAPLVSPNVTLGHHTDLAALRKFAADCDVLTFDHEHVPGEHLRVLIAEGVEVRPGPDALIHAQDKLVMRRKLAELGLPIPDFAEVTSVDDLLAFGQWPCVLKAARGGYDGRGVWILDSPADAGIVDELLAAGTPLLVEQKVPLRRELAALVARSPFGQGACWPLVETVQVDGICVEVLAPAPGVSAEQVEAAQELALRVAAELGVVGVLAVELFETDDGVVVNELAMRPHNSGHWTIEGARTSQFEQHLRAVLDYPLGATDALAPAVVMANVLGAPEAPAMGPDERLHHLFARYRDAHVHYYGKQERPGRKIGHITMLGDDMADVRTRAKLAAHWLSHGEWLDGYEIH; via the coding sequence GTGGATCCACGTACCGGTTTTCCCGTCGTCGGGATGGTGGGCGGCGGGCAGTTGGCCCGGATGACCCATCAGGCGGCTGTCGCGCTCGGACAGTCGCTGCATGTGTTGGCGGTCTCGGCCGACGAGCCCGCGCCGCTGGTGTCGCCGAATGTGACTCTCGGGCACCACACCGACCTCGCGGCGCTGCGCAAGTTCGCGGCGGACTGCGACGTGCTGACCTTCGACCATGAGCACGTGCCCGGTGAGCACCTGCGGGTGCTGATCGCCGAGGGCGTCGAGGTTCGGCCAGGCCCCGACGCGCTGATCCACGCCCAGGACAAGCTCGTCATGCGCCGCAAGCTCGCCGAACTGGGGCTGCCGATCCCGGACTTCGCCGAGGTCACCTCGGTCGACGACCTGCTCGCCTTCGGCCAGTGGCCGTGCGTGCTCAAGGCCGCGCGGGGCGGGTATGACGGGCGGGGGGTGTGGATCCTGGACTCGCCTGCCGACGCGGGGATCGTCGACGAGTTGCTGGCGGCGGGAACACCCCTGCTGGTCGAGCAGAAGGTGCCGCTGCGGCGGGAGCTGGCCGCGCTGGTGGCGCGGTCGCCGTTCGGGCAGGGCGCCTGCTGGCCGCTGGTGGAGACCGTGCAGGTCGACGGCATCTGCGTCGAGGTGCTCGCCCCGGCGCCCGGGGTGTCCGCCGAGCAGGTCGAGGCCGCGCAGGAGCTGGCGCTTCGGGTGGCCGCCGAGCTGGGGGTCGTGGGGGTGCTCGCGGTCGAGCTGTTCGAGACCGACGACGGCGTGGTCGTCAACGAGCTGGCCATGCGCCCGCACAACTCCGGCCACTGGACCATCGAAGGCGCCCGGACCTCGCAGTTCGAGCAGCACCTGCGGGCCGTCCTGGACTACCCGCTGGGCGCGACCGACGCGCTGGCGCCCGCCGTCGTGATGGCCAACGTCCTCGGCGCGCCCGAGGCGCCCGCGATGGGCCCCGACGAGCGCCTGCACCACCTTTTCGCCCGCTACCGCGACGCCCACGTGCACTACTACGGCAAGCAGGAGCGGCCCGGCCGCAAGATCGGCCACATCACCATGCTCGGCGACGACATGGCCGACGTCCGCACCCGGGCCAAACTCGCCGCGCACTGGCTGTCGCACGGCGAATGGCTCGACGGGTACGAGATCCACTAG
- a CDS encoding glycosyltransferase 87 family protein, giving the protein MIQTAAPTRSRVWAPVSLFPAVCGVAGIVGWLLGWHLGVDSAVYRSGAVALLSSEPLYDLPHLSAEPSWARLPFTYPPTATLLFLPLTLVPTQVAWGMLGAVSITAMVWVVKLSIEAIPVRPQWMDPARTTAVLGVVLLGIEPVWRTVLLGQINLILMAVIVIDVLGNRNQLRGVLIGAAAAVKLTPLIFVVHLLLIGRRADAARALATFVALQGVFYLVVPHDVSQFWGHAVRDPQRIGPIHWAGNQSLNGLILRLSDNADWTMRVAVPIGILLAIPCLLWVRRHRDRPLPALLVTAFLGLVVSPVSWSHHWVWTVPLVVFLLSRLPDRPRPRDFAGIGAVIVVYASCVLLAMRHSDDIELEWTPGEFVIGSSYLLVPLVAGAIFLVRHLRR; this is encoded by the coding sequence GTGATTCAGACAGCCGCGCCCACCAGATCGCGCGTGTGGGCCCCGGTGTCCCTCTTCCCCGCGGTGTGTGGCGTGGCCGGGATCGTCGGCTGGCTGCTGGGGTGGCACCTCGGCGTCGACAGCGCCGTCTACCGCTCCGGCGCCGTCGCCCTGTTGAGCAGCGAACCCCTCTACGACCTGCCCCACCTGAGCGCGGAACCGTCCTGGGCGAGACTCCCGTTCACCTATCCGCCGACGGCGACGCTGCTGTTCCTGCCCCTCACCCTGGTCCCCACCCAGGTCGCGTGGGGAATGCTGGGCGCGGTCTCGATCACCGCGATGGTCTGGGTGGTCAAGCTCTCGATCGAGGCGATCCCGGTCCGTCCACAGTGGATGGACCCGGCCCGTACCACCGCGGTCCTCGGCGTGGTCCTGCTGGGCATCGAGCCGGTCTGGCGGACCGTCCTGCTCGGCCAGATCAACCTGATCCTGATGGCCGTGATCGTGATCGACGTGCTGGGCAACCGGAACCAGCTGCGCGGTGTGCTCATCGGCGCGGCCGCCGCGGTGAAGCTGACGCCGCTGATCTTCGTGGTGCACCTCCTGCTGATCGGCAGGCGCGCGGACGCCGCACGGGCCCTCGCCACGTTCGTCGCGCTGCAAGGCGTGTTCTACCTGGTCGTGCCGCACGACGTCAGCCAGTTCTGGGGGCACGCGGTCCGCGATCCGCAGCGGATCGGCCCGATCCACTGGGCGGGCAACCAGTCCCTCAACGGGCTGATCCTGCGGCTGAGCGACAACGCGGACTGGACCATGCGGGTCGCCGTGCCGATCGGGATCCTGTTGGCCATCCCGTGCCTGCTCTGGGTGCGGCGCCACCGGGACCGGCCGCTGCCCGCGCTGCTGGTGACCGCGTTCCTCGGCCTCGTGGTCAGTCCGGTCTCGTGGTCGCACCACTGGGTGTGGACGGTGCCGCTGGTCGTCTTCCTGCTCTCCCGCCTGCCCGACCGGCCCCGGCCGAGGGACTTCGCGGGCATCGGGGCCGTCATCGTCGTCTACGCGAGCTGCGTGTTGCTCGCGATGCGGCACAGCGATGACATCGAGCTGGAGTGGACGCCGGGTGAGTTCGTCATCGGCAGCTCCTACCTGCTGGTTCCGCTCGTCGCCGGGGCGATTTTCCTGGTCAGGCACCTTCGGCGTTAG
- a CDS encoding sigma-70 family RNA polymerase sigma factor: MSTVPADLDGPSDAELIDSVRAGTVSAYGSLYERHVGAARNLARQLTRSPAEADDLVSEAFAKVLDTLRQGRGPDSAFRAYLLTALRHTAYDKTRRDKKVELSDDVSQVSGVNPDQVAVPFSDTAVAGLERSLAARAFAMLPERWQAVLWHTEIEGQNPAQVAPILGLTPNGVSALAYRAREGLRQAYLQVHLAENSSDRCRATADRLGAWVRGGLSKRETAQVELHLDDCERCRALSAELADINTGLRLNVAPLVLGFGAAAGYLALAKAAAGTAAIATAGAATAGAAGGAAGAAASAPRQFLGVAASGVALAAAVAVGLAASPTGQQIPAAAPAPVTATPQPPAPPPPAPPAPPAAEPPKPAPADPPATIQPKPTTAAPAPEQPVPPPAPEPTPNPAPANLSAAGPATPISLTPGGGPVDLPITVRNTGGSLSEPISATLSLPTGVRAIPATANRLTGDPLLRFDAPLLATQRTDVVRCPGGTGSVTCGTTDGLRPGDAVTLMFRLVADPDATGGQVTGTVSAGRSLTVNVVVPVEVRPPPTVDKVDVRAMVTTDDWFTQLWPWQREILLKVTMTNTGTSTKPVSLNVDEGGSKISATGPITCGGGHSAIDCATGPMAPGAKIDVVFRIGRGPDHPHDGKARKITVTAVLGSARDTATVWVPWAHGPWWSSFAPPATNTKPTKTTTTKPVPTTTADPVDPTQHRPPAPPNTTTTPPNTRPAKPTTSPSATPEPGSQPTPICVGGNHKPKRWDVPC; encoded by the coding sequence GTGTCGACCGTCCCGGCTGATCTCGACGGCCCCAGCGACGCCGAGCTCATCGATTCGGTCCGCGCCGGAACCGTGTCGGCCTACGGATCGCTCTACGAGCGGCACGTCGGCGCGGCGCGGAACCTGGCCCGCCAACTCACCAGGTCACCCGCCGAGGCCGACGACCTGGTCTCCGAGGCGTTCGCCAAAGTCCTCGACACCCTGCGCCAAGGCCGCGGCCCCGACTCCGCCTTCCGCGCCTACCTGCTCACCGCCCTGCGCCACACCGCCTACGACAAAACCCGCCGCGACAAGAAGGTCGAACTCTCCGACGACGTCTCCCAGGTCAGCGGCGTCAACCCCGACCAGGTCGCGGTCCCCTTCTCCGACACCGCCGTCGCCGGACTCGAACGCAGCCTCGCCGCCCGCGCCTTCGCCATGCTCCCCGAACGCTGGCAAGCCGTCCTCTGGCACACCGAGATCGAAGGCCAGAACCCCGCCCAGGTCGCCCCCATCCTCGGCCTCACCCCCAACGGCGTCTCCGCCCTGGCCTACCGCGCCCGCGAAGGACTCCGCCAGGCCTACCTCCAAGTCCACCTCGCCGAAAACAGCAGCGACCGCTGCCGCGCCACCGCCGACCGACTCGGCGCCTGGGTCCGCGGCGGCCTCTCCAAGCGCGAAACCGCCCAGGTCGAACTCCACCTCGACGACTGCGAACGCTGCCGCGCCCTGTCCGCCGAACTCGCCGACATCAACACCGGCCTGCGGCTCAACGTCGCCCCGCTGGTGCTGGGCTTCGGCGCCGCGGCTGGTTACCTGGCGCTGGCCAAGGCCGCGGCCGGGACCGCGGCGATCGCCACGGCGGGCGCGGCCACCGCGGGTGCCGCCGGTGGTGCCGCGGGAGCCGCCGCGAGCGCGCCGCGCCAGTTCCTCGGCGTGGCCGCCTCCGGCGTCGCGCTGGCCGCCGCGGTCGCCGTGGGGCTGGCCGCGTCGCCGACCGGTCAGCAGATCCCGGCCGCGGCGCCCGCGCCGGTCACGGCGACACCGCAGCCGCCCGCGCCGCCGCCACCCGCGCCCCCGGCCCCGCCCGCCGCCGAGCCACCCAAGCCCGCACCAGCTGATCCGCCCGCGACGATCCAGCCGAAGCCGACGACGGCCGCTCCGGCCCCCGAGCAGCCCGTGCCGCCGCCCGCGCCGGAGCCGACGCCGAACCCGGCCCCGGCGAACCTGTCGGCCGCGGGCCCGGCCACCCCGATCTCCCTGACCCCCGGCGGCGGCCCCGTCGACCTGCCGATCACGGTGCGCAACACCGGCGGCAGCCTGTCCGAGCCGATCAGCGCGACCCTCAGCCTCCCCACGGGCGTTCGGGCGATCCCGGCGACGGCCAACCGGCTCACCGGCGATCCACTGCTGCGCTTCGACGCACCGCTGCTGGCCACCCAGCGCACCGACGTCGTGCGCTGCCCCGGCGGGACCGGCTCGGTCACCTGCGGCACCACCGACGGCCTGCGCCCCGGCGACGCCGTCACCCTGATGTTCCGCCTGGTCGCCGACCCAGACGCCACCGGCGGGCAGGTCACGGGCACCGTGAGCGCGGGCCGGTCGCTGACGGTGAACGTCGTCGTCCCGGTCGAGGTGCGGCCGCCGCCCACGGTCGACAAGGTCGACGTGCGGGCCATGGTCACCACCGACGACTGGTTCACCCAGCTCTGGCCGTGGCAACGCGAGATCCTGCTCAAGGTCACCATGACCAACACCGGCACCAGCACCAAGCCGGTCTCACTCAATGTGGACGAAGGCGGGTCCAAGATCTCCGCCACCGGGCCCATCACCTGCGGCGGCGGGCACTCGGCAATCGACTGCGCGACCGGCCCGATGGCGCCGGGCGCCAAGATCGACGTCGTCTTCCGGATCGGCCGGGGCCCGGACCACCCGCACGACGGGAAGGCCCGCAAGATCACCGTGACCGCCGTACTTGGCTCCGCGCGTGACACCGCGACCGTCTGGGTGCCGTGGGCGCACGGCCCGTGGTGGTCCAGCTTCGCCCCGCCCGCGACCAACACCAAGCCGACCAAGACGACCACCACCAAGCCGGTGCCGACCACCACCGCCGACCCGGTCGACCCGACTCAGCACCGACCACCCGCGCCGCCGAACACCACGACGACCCCGCCGAACACGCGTCCGGCCAAGCCGACGACCAGCCCGTCGGCGACCCCGGAACCGGGTTCGCAGCCGACGCCGATCTGCGTCGGCGGGAACCACAAACCGAAGCGGTGGGACGTGCCCTGCTGA
- a CDS encoding GtrA family protein, which produces MTVVESVLARVPGPLRELLLKHRELLKFAIVGGTTFVIDNGIWFLLKFTVLEDKPITAKAIAVIVATIVSYILNREWSFRTRGGRETHHEAALFFLISGGGVVINLIPPYISRYWLDLEMPHVSLLVQETADFVSGSIIGMVMAMFFRFWGFKKWVFPDDLGRRRRDEDEDEAAAALGHS; this is translated from the coding sequence GTGACCGTCGTCGAGTCCGTGCTCGCCCGGGTTCCGGGGCCACTGCGCGAGTTGCTGCTCAAGCACCGCGAACTCCTCAAGTTCGCCATCGTCGGCGGCACGACGTTCGTGATCGACAACGGCATCTGGTTCCTGCTGAAATTCACGGTGCTGGAGGACAAGCCGATCACCGCGAAGGCCATCGCGGTGATCGTGGCCACGATCGTGTCCTACATCCTCAACCGCGAGTGGTCGTTCCGGACCAGGGGCGGCCGCGAGACCCACCACGAGGCCGCGCTGTTCTTCCTGATCAGTGGCGGCGGCGTGGTGATCAACCTGATCCCGCCCTACATCTCGCGGTACTGGCTGGACCTGGAGATGCCGCACGTGAGCCTGCTGGTGCAGGAGACGGCGGACTTCGTCAGCGGCTCGATCATCGGCATGGTGATGGCGATGTTCTTCCGCTTCTGGGGCTTCAAGAAGTGGGTCTTCCCCGACGACCTCGGCCGCCGCAGGCGCGACGAGGACGAGGACGAAGCCGCCGCGGCCCTCGGCCACTCCTGA